From one Caldithrix abyssi DSM 13497 genomic stretch:
- a CDS encoding SprT-like domain-containing protein translates to MTEADLQKISTELVQELTGKKKVQVSACFYKSKALNHKIKLDRGTIHIRIAEGLRHAPETIIRALIKILVLKLHRYKVDRNLYKIYREYVDTHSQLLSPQKVYQPSKSYQAEGKVFNLNALFDQLNEEFFQNKLQKPLLGWSLRKSYHRLAFYSAKKNLLVVSRIFDAKKVPQEVVKFLLYHEMLHIAIPVVKVNGRRRIHPPAFKQREKQFPQYEAVQKWIEKNINRL, encoded by the coding sequence ATGACAGAAGCCGATCTGCAAAAAATTTCAACAGAGCTGGTACAGGAGCTAACAGGAAAAAAGAAAGTTCAGGTGTCAGCCTGTTTTTACAAATCGAAAGCGTTAAACCATAAAATAAAGCTGGATAGAGGGACCATTCATATCCGCATCGCGGAAGGGCTGCGGCATGCCCCGGAGACGATCATTCGTGCCCTGATCAAAATTCTTGTTTTAAAACTGCACCGTTATAAAGTGGATCGAAATTTATATAAAATATATCGCGAGTACGTGGACACCCATTCCCAATTACTGTCGCCCCAAAAAGTTTACCAGCCTTCTAAATCTTATCAAGCTGAGGGGAAAGTCTTTAACCTGAATGCGTTATTCGATCAGTTAAACGAAGAGTTTTTTCAGAACAAATTACAAAAACCCCTGTTAGGCTGGAGTTTACGCAAGAGTTATCATCGGCTTGCTTTTTATTCAGCCAAAAAAAATTTACTGGTTGTCAGCCGGATTTTTGATGCAAAGAAAGTACCGCAAGAAGTAGTAAAATTTTTATTGTATCACGAAATGCTACACATCGCCATTCCGGTGGTGAAAGTTAATGGCCGCCGCCGCATCCATCCCCCCGCTTTCAAACAACGAGAGAAACAGTTTCCGCAATATGAAGCTGTTCAAAAATGGATCGAGAAGAATATTAATCGGCTATAA
- a CDS encoding cytochrome c3 family protein — MMKGLKLCLSLLLSIASVAYGQKFLNSPHDFTNSEWNISDNSCSVCHTEDGEGHKSVKQPLWEHNYKEITYNVYQSNTLNAKVGQPTGISKLCLSCHDGTIALNNFGGGLQASKYVPAEAQIGTDLRNNHPVSFVYDSKLAEEDGGLYDPASSESGLGATIQQDLLIDNQLQCTSCHDTHNLMGNEKMLVIMNAKSRLCLTCHIK; from the coding sequence ATGATGAAGGGACTTAAACTTTGCTTATCCCTTTTACTAAGCATTGCTAGTGTAGCTTATGGACAAAAATTTTTAAATTCTCCTCATGATTTTACCAATTCAGAATGGAATATATCTGATAATTCTTGCTCGGTGTGCCACACAGAGGATGGCGAAGGACATAAATCGGTCAAACAGCCCTTGTGGGAACACAATTATAAAGAAATTACTTACAATGTTTATCAAAGCAATACCCTGAATGCCAAAGTGGGGCAACCTACAGGTATTTCTAAATTGTGCTTAAGCTGCCACGACGGTACGATTGCGCTTAATAATTTTGGCGGCGGCCTGCAAGCCAGTAAATATGTCCCTGCTGAGGCGCAAATTGGCACGGATTTGCGTAACAATCATCCAGTTTCTTTTGTTTATGACTCCAAGCTTGCTGAAGAAGACGGCGGGCTTTATGATCCTGCTTCCAGTGAATCGGGGCTGGGCGCCACCATACAGCAAGACCTCTTAATAGACAATCAGCTTCAGTGTACTTCGTGCCATGATACGCACAACTTGATGGGAAATGAAAAAATGCTGGTTATAATGAATGCTAAAAGTAGATTGTGTTTAACCTGCCATATCAAATAA
- a CDS encoding cytochrome c3 family protein, whose protein sequence is MHRYILVAMILFLLLAQGRAQEEDCTSAGCHQGLINKPVIHPAIEDDCLSCHESNDKQHPDSSGNEFSLISEVPELCYNCHDQKDNLTVVHEPVEAGGCLDCHSPHSSEKSGLLLGEEDESICASCHEMETDKTIHPPYEEQDCIACHDPHHSLRASLLKTERPELCFECHDDKRELLSSDYVHAPFEEECESCHTPHVSKYKNLLIQKSPDLCFNCHDTEDAEVESKHIVHGPLKETSPCLKCHTPHATNNEFILKAETPELCLNCHNSSDPSIFDMEKRLKQAHVIHAPIEDEGCLICHNVHKEEFPFLLTGKFPATSYTESDPENFALCFNCHDSEILNPQNLDTGFIDGKTNLHALHISGEKGRSCTLCHDVHGAQSVHLIPKTVRFGKWDMPMNFKYDEKGGSCAPGCHAPKSYRR, encoded by the coding sequence ATGCATAGATATATTTTGGTTGCGATGATATTGTTTCTTTTATTGGCACAGGGAAGAGCGCAGGAAGAAGATTGTACTTCTGCCGGATGCCATCAGGGATTGATAAATAAGCCGGTAATACATCCGGCGATTGAAGATGATTGTCTTTCCTGTCATGAAAGTAATGATAAACAACATCCGGATTCATCTGGAAATGAATTTAGTTTAATCTCGGAAGTACCGGAACTGTGTTATAATTGTCATGACCAGAAAGATAATTTAACGGTTGTTCATGAGCCGGTTGAGGCTGGCGGATGTTTGGACTGTCATTCGCCGCATTCATCGGAAAAATCTGGACTTTTGTTAGGAGAAGAAGACGAATCAATTTGCGCATCTTGCCATGAAATGGAAACGGATAAGACCATTCATCCGCCTTATGAAGAGCAGGACTGTATTGCTTGCCACGACCCTCACCATTCTCTTCGCGCTTCCCTTTTAAAAACCGAACGGCCGGAATTGTGCTTTGAATGCCATGACGACAAGCGAGAACTTCTTAGCTCGGATTATGTTCACGCGCCTTTCGAAGAAGAGTGTGAAAGTTGCCATACGCCTCATGTTTCTAAGTATAAAAATCTGTTAATTCAAAAATCGCCGGATCTATGCTTTAATTGCCATGACACAGAAGATGCTGAAGTCGAGAGCAAACATATTGTTCATGGGCCTTTAAAAGAAACATCCCCCTGCTTAAAGTGTCATACGCCACATGCTACGAATAACGAGTTTATTTTAAAGGCTGAAACGCCTGAACTTTGTCTGAACTGCCATAATTCCAGTGATCCATCTATTTTTGACATGGAGAAAAGATTAAAGCAAGCTCACGTAATTCACGCGCCAATTGAAGATGAAGGATGCTTGATTTGTCATAATGTACATAAAGAAGAATTTCCTTTTCTTTTGACCGGTAAATTCCCTGCCACTTCATATACGGAGAGTGATCCTGAAAATTTTGCCTTGTGTTTTAATTGTCATGATTCTGAGATCCTAAATCCTCAAAATTTGGATACCGGCTTTATTGATGGGAAGACGAATTTACATGCATTACATATCAGCGGCGAAAAAGGCCGTAGCTGTACACTATGCCATGATGTTCATGGCGCACAGTCGGTGCATCTAATTCCAAAGACGGTGCGCTTTGGAAAGTGGGACATGCCAATGAATTTCAAATATGACGAAAAAGGAGGAAGTTGTGCTCCGGGGTGCCATGCCCCCAAATCGTATCGAAGATGA